In Microbacterium sp. 1.5R, the following are encoded in one genomic region:
- the pyrH gene encoding UMP kinase, translating into MTEGNGRRRVLLKLSGEAFGAGQLGVNPDVVSQIARDIAAAVDRVEIAIVVGGGNFFRGAELSQRGMDRGRADYMGMLGTVMNALALQDFLEQAGAPTRVQSAISMTQVAEPYIPLRAERHMEKGRVVIFGAGAGLPYFSTDTVAAQRALEIGAQEVLVAKNGVDAIYTADPNKHADAERIERVTYRDALQRGLKVVDSTAFSLCMDNNMDMRVFGMEPAGNVTRALLGEPIGTLVTA; encoded by the coding sequence ATGACCGAAGGCAACGGACGCCGTCGCGTTCTCCTGAAGCTCTCCGGTGAGGCGTTCGGCGCCGGACAGCTCGGCGTCAACCCCGACGTCGTCAGCCAGATCGCCCGTGACATCGCCGCGGCCGTCGACCGCGTAGAGATCGCGATCGTCGTCGGCGGCGGCAACTTCTTCCGCGGAGCGGAACTCAGCCAGCGCGGAATGGACCGGGGGCGAGCCGACTACATGGGCATGCTCGGCACGGTGATGAACGCCCTCGCGCTGCAGGACTTCCTCGAGCAGGCCGGAGCGCCGACCCGCGTGCAGTCCGCGATCTCGATGACGCAGGTCGCCGAGCCGTACATCCCGCTGCGGGCCGAGCGGCACATGGAGAAGGGCCGCGTCGTCATCTTCGGCGCCGGAGCGGGCCTCCCGTACTTCTCCACCGACACGGTCGCCGCGCAGCGCGCGCTGGAGATCGGGGCGCAGGAGGTGCTCGTGGCCAAGAACGGCGTCGACGCCATCTACACCGCGGACCCGAACAAGCACGCCGACGCCGAGCGCATCGAGCGCGTGACCTACCGCGATGCCCTTCAGCGCGGCCTCAAGGTGGTCGACTCGACCGCGTTCAGCCTCTGCATGGACAACAACATGGACATGAGGGTGTTCGGCATGGAGCCGGCGGGCAATGTCACGCGTGCGCTCCTCGGAGAGCCGATCGGCACTCTCGTCACCGCCTGA
- the frr gene encoding ribosome recycling factor: MIADVLAETTSRMARAVEAAKEDFSTVRTGRANPQLFQKVLVDYYGTPTPLAQLASLANQEARTLIITPYDKSALKGIEQAIRDMPNLGANPTNDGNLVRVTMPELTAERRKEYVKLVKTKAEDAKVHVRGIRRKAKDELDGLKSELGEDEISRGEKELDALTRQHVDLIDDALKRKEAELLEV; the protein is encoded by the coding sequence GTGATCGCGGATGTCCTCGCTGAAACCACCTCCCGTATGGCACGAGCGGTCGAGGCCGCCAAGGAGGACTTCTCCACGGTGCGCACGGGTCGCGCCAACCCGCAGCTCTTCCAGAAGGTGCTCGTCGACTACTACGGAACGCCGACGCCGCTCGCCCAGCTCGCCTCTCTGGCGAACCAGGAGGCGCGCACCCTCATCATCACTCCCTACGACAAGAGTGCTCTGAAGGGGATCGAGCAGGCGATCCGGGACATGCCGAACCTCGGCGCGAACCCCACGAACGACGGCAACCTCGTCCGCGTGACGATGCCCGAGCTCACGGCTGAGCGCCGCAAGGAGTACGTCAAGCTCGTCAAGACCAAGGCCGAGGACGCCAAGGTGCACGTGCGCGGCATCCGTCGCAAGGCCAAGGACGAACTCGACGGTCTCAAGAGCGAGCTCGGAGAAGACGAGATCTCTCGCGGAGAGAAGGAACTCGACGCCCTCACGCGCCAGCACGTCGACCTCATCGACGACGCACTCAAGCGCAAAGAGGCTGAGCTCCTCGAGGTGTAG
- a CDS encoding phosphatidate cytidylyltransferase, with protein sequence MSDERTDDGTDKPQTRREARDSSTSTGAIPLVDGAFPAFDATSIPPRPPLPAEERAMTESPLDTADHNAIREQWRAARDEFGTHVTNARGQLDQANERIKERTGRDLILATLIGLAFGAALLASLLFIKVLFVPFALAAALLGVYELSLALRASGRRIDVIAQFVAATLLVLSAFFLDLWFVWVMLFFAVAFVIVWRLVAQMVAKDGRTYGDVLTDAVIGGFVQIYVPFLAAVALILLKQEGGQWWVLSFIAIAVVADTGAYAAGLAFGRHPMAPRISPKKTWEGFGGAVVGSITAGVLLAIFLLHLPWWIGVIFGVAILLSATLGDLGESMLKRDLGIKDMSSWLPGHGGLLDRLDSILPSTVPALCLYFLFSSWVVL encoded by the coding sequence ATGTCCGACGAACGCACCGATGACGGCACCGACAAGCCGCAGACGCGCCGGGAGGCGCGCGACTCGTCGACCTCGACCGGCGCCATCCCGCTGGTCGACGGCGCCTTCCCGGCGTTCGACGCGACGAGCATCCCGCCACGTCCACCTCTCCCCGCCGAGGAGCGCGCGATGACGGAGTCTCCGTTGGACACAGCTGATCACAACGCGATCAGAGAGCAGTGGCGTGCCGCACGCGACGAGTTCGGGACCCACGTCACGAATGCTCGCGGGCAGCTCGACCAGGCGAACGAGCGCATCAAGGAGCGCACAGGGCGTGACCTGATCCTCGCGACGCTGATCGGGCTGGCGTTCGGCGCCGCCCTGCTCGCCTCGCTGCTGTTCATCAAGGTCCTCTTCGTGCCGTTCGCGTTGGCAGCGGCGCTGCTCGGGGTGTACGAGCTTTCCCTGGCACTGCGCGCGTCCGGGCGGCGGATCGACGTGATCGCTCAGTTCGTGGCGGCGACGCTGCTCGTGCTGTCCGCGTTCTTCCTCGACCTGTGGTTCGTCTGGGTGATGCTGTTCTTCGCCGTCGCATTCGTGATCGTGTGGCGGTTGGTCGCCCAGATGGTCGCCAAGGACGGCAGAACCTACGGCGATGTGCTGACGGATGCCGTCATCGGAGGCTTCGTTCAGATCTACGTGCCGTTCCTCGCGGCGGTCGCCCTGATCCTGCTCAAGCAGGAGGGTGGCCAGTGGTGGGTGCTGAGCTTCATCGCCATCGCCGTCGTGGCGGACACCGGCGCGTATGCCGCCGGGCTGGCCTTCGGCCGGCATCCGATGGCCCCGCGAATCAGTCCCAAGAAGACGTGGGAAGGGTTCGGTGGAGCCGTGGTGGGTTCCATCACGGCGGGTGTCCTCCTCGCGATCTTCCTGTTGCATCTGCCCTGGTGGATCGGCGTGATCTTCGGCGTCGCCATCCTGCTGTCCGCGACCCTCGGCGACCTCGGGGAGTCCATGCTCAAGCGTGATCTCGGAATCAAGGACATGAGCTCCTGGCTGCCCGGTCACGGCGGGCTCCTCGATCGACTCGACAGCATCCTTCCGTCGACGGTGCCCGCGCTGTGCCTGTATTTCCTCTTCTCCTCCTGGGTGGTGCTGTGA
- a CDS encoding DivIVA domain-containing protein, with protein MVSDDVRTSDGSVQPPAAFSVTTGRVRGYHRAAVDTFLAAARAAFEGDADDLGAADVRVASFPLVKNGYVVAEVDAALGRVEDALAARARDRAVRSQGAGAWVEQARDDAQIILDHLARPKRQRFARTGVLTFGYRIDEVDHVGTRIARYLRDGEPLTAEQLRSAAFRMQRGGYREEQVDALLDATVDVILAVR; from the coding sequence ATGGTCTCCGACGACGTGCGAACATCGGACGGTTCGGTTCAGCCTCCGGCCGCGTTCTCTGTGACGACCGGTCGCGTGCGCGGCTATCACCGCGCAGCGGTCGACACGTTCCTGGCAGCCGCTCGGGCTGCATTCGAAGGCGACGCGGACGATCTCGGCGCAGCCGACGTACGCGTGGCGTCCTTCCCGCTGGTGAAGAACGGCTATGTCGTGGCAGAGGTCGATGCCGCGCTCGGGAGAGTCGAGGACGCGCTGGCGGCTCGCGCGCGTGACCGGGCCGTCCGGTCGCAGGGCGCGGGGGCATGGGTCGAGCAGGCACGAGACGATGCCCAGATCATCCTCGACCACCTCGCGCGTCCGAAGCGTCAGCGTTTCGCGCGGACGGGCGTCCTCACCTTCGGGTATCGCATCGACGAGGTCGACCATGTGGGCACCCGCATCGCCCGCTATCTGCGAGACGGCGAACCGCTGACGGCCGAGCAGCTGCGTTCGGCGGCGTTCCGCATGCAGCGCGGCGGGTACCGGGAAGAGCAGGTGGATGCCCTTCTCGACGCTACCGTCGATGTGATCCTGGCGGTTCGCTGA
- a CDS encoding transglycosylase SLT domain-containing protein, which translates to MNSRNDITPHRKDVTPVPASAALSARSGSRRRGVVGFVSALAVVGFAAAMVAPTGVALAQQPETEGPESAYSAALTETQNLTVTAEGAAIAPVQRGSFSVYVTPKPTPTPTPTTASSGSSGSSKPGPSAPLYYTGGGAPAEWMAAAGIAESDWGFVDYIVSRESGWNPNATNKSSGACGLVQALPCSKVPGNGYDPVDNLRWATGYATGRYGSWAGAHAFWTNNHWW; encoded by the coding sequence GTGAACTCCCGAAACGACATCACACCTCATCGCAAAGACGTCACGCCGGTGCCTGCATCGGCGGCGCTTTCGGCGCGCAGCGGTAGCCGCCGACGGGGCGTCGTCGGTTTCGTCAGCGCCCTCGCGGTCGTGGGTTTCGCGGCCGCGATGGTCGCCCCGACCGGCGTCGCGCTGGCTCAGCAGCCTGAGACGGAAGGCCCCGAGTCGGCGTACTCAGCGGCGCTCACGGAGACGCAGAATCTCACGGTGACCGCAGAGGGTGCCGCTATCGCACCGGTTCAGCGTGGATCGTTCTCGGTCTACGTGACGCCCAAGCCGACTCCCACCCCGACACCGACGACCGCGTCGTCCGGGTCATCCGGGTCATCGAAACCCGGTCCCAGCGCTCCTCTGTACTACACCGGCGGGGGAGCCCCTGCGGAGTGGATGGCCGCAGCGGGCATCGCGGAGTCCGACTGGGGCTTCGTCGACTACATCGTCTCCCGCGAGAGCGGCTGGAACCCGAACGCGACGAATAAGTCCTCTGGAGCGTGTGGGCTCGTCCAGGCTCTGCCATGCAGCAAGGTTCCCGGCAATGGCTACGACCCGGTGGACAACCTGCGCTGGGCAACGGGCTACGCCACGGGTCGATACGGAAGCTGGGCGGGCGCCCACGCCTTCTGGACGAACAACCACTGGTGGTGA
- a CDS encoding alpha/beta hydrolase: MEIRGPIELPARREDIALETADELTLVGELAVPESSAPVATLVTLHPLPTAGGFMDSHIIRKAAARLPALADLAVLRFNTRGTTSPRGTSDGAFDEGEAEQFDVAAAMGFVRERGLPRPWLLGWSFGTELALKYGREHDVEGIILLSPPLHRATDAEVAAWADSDVDVVVLVPELDDYLRPAEARERFSAIPHAKLITVEGGKHLWVGESQTRRVLTEIVAAVNPAALPLPTEWPAD, encoded by the coding sequence ATGGAGATCCGTGGACCGATCGAGCTGCCTGCGCGGCGCGAAGACATCGCACTGGAGACCGCAGACGAGCTGACACTGGTCGGAGAGCTGGCGGTTCCCGAGTCGTCGGCGCCCGTGGCCACGCTCGTCACGCTGCATCCTCTCCCGACGGCCGGCGGGTTCATGGACTCGCACATCATCCGCAAGGCTGCCGCCCGTCTGCCTGCGCTGGCGGACCTCGCTGTGCTGCGCTTCAACACGAGAGGGACGACCTCTCCGCGTGGCACCAGCGATGGCGCGTTCGATGAGGGAGAGGCGGAGCAGTTCGACGTCGCGGCGGCGATGGGCTTCGTGCGCGAGCGCGGCCTTCCGCGCCCATGGCTGCTCGGCTGGTCGTTCGGCACCGAACTCGCGCTGAAGTACGGTCGGGAACACGATGTCGAGGGGATCATCCTCCTGTCCCCGCCACTTCATCGCGCCACAGACGCCGAGGTGGCGGCGTGGGCCGACTCCGATGTTGACGTCGTCGTGCTGGTACCCGAGCTCGACGACTACCTCCGTCCGGCCGAAGCACGCGAGCGCTTCTCCGCGATTCCGCATGCGAAGCTGATCACCGTCGAGGGTGGCAAGCACCTCTGGGTGGGGGAGAGCCAGACTCGGAGAGTCCTCACTGAGATCGTCGCTGCCGTGAACCCAGCAGCTCTTCCGCTGCCGACGGAGTGGCCCGCCGACTAG
- a CDS encoding AI-2E family transporter yields MKIHNPFRTALVATLGVGLGILLIGSVESLSTVLLYVGTALFLSLGLDPLVSFLERRRLPRWLAVLITILAVLGIFAGIILIVIPVLVDQISQLIAEITAIVQRGTFLLDLRQWMVDTFPNLKVDDVFAYVTDWLETNLAQIGGSIGQGVLAAGGALLSGLFGAFIILILTIYLTASTPSLKRAVYQLAPASKRERFIDLAEQITDSVGYYVMGQVSQGVINGILSMIFLTIIDAPFPAVLAVVAFFFSLIPLVGTLTGSTIIVLVCLIPGLGSPATAIAAAIYYLIYMQIEAYVISPRIMSRAVSVPGAVVVVAALAGGSLLGLLGALIAIPVAASILILYRQVLIPRMNEL; encoded by the coding sequence ATGAAGATCCACAACCCGTTCCGCACCGCCCTCGTGGCGACGCTCGGCGTGGGACTGGGAATCCTGCTGATCGGAAGCGTGGAGAGCCTGTCGACCGTGCTGCTCTACGTCGGTACGGCTCTCTTCCTCAGTCTCGGCCTGGACCCGCTCGTCTCCTTCCTCGAGCGCAGGCGTCTCCCCCGCTGGCTCGCCGTGCTCATCACGATCCTCGCGGTGCTCGGGATCTTCGCCGGGATCATCCTGATCGTCATCCCCGTGCTGGTCGACCAGATCTCGCAGCTCATCGCCGAGATCACGGCCATCGTCCAACGCGGGACATTTCTCCTCGACCTGCGCCAGTGGATGGTCGACACGTTCCCCAATCTCAAGGTGGATGACGTCTTCGCCTATGTGACCGACTGGCTGGAGACGAACCTCGCCCAGATCGGGGGGTCCATCGGGCAGGGCGTGCTCGCCGCCGGCGGGGCACTGCTGAGCGGACTGTTCGGCGCGTTCATCATCCTCATCCTGACGATCTATCTGACGGCCTCGACACCGTCGCTCAAGCGCGCCGTCTACCAGCTCGCTCCTGCATCCAAGCGCGAGCGCTTCATCGACCTGGCCGAGCAGATCACCGATTCGGTCGGCTACTACGTCATGGGCCAGGTCTCCCAGGGCGTCATCAACGGCATCCTGAGCATGATCTTCCTCACGATCATCGATGCGCCGTTCCCGGCCGTGCTCGCCGTCGTCGCCTTCTTCTTCTCACTGATTCCACTCGTCGGCACCCTCACGGGGTCGACCATCATCGTGCTCGTGTGCCTGATCCCCGGCCTGGGATCACCGGCGACAGCGATCGCCGCCGCCATCTACTACCTCATCTACATGCAGATCGAGGCGTACGTGATCTCGCCGCGCATCATGAGCCGGGCCGTGTCCGTACCCGGAGCGGTCGTCGTCGTCGCGGCGCTGGCGGGCGGAAGCCTCCTGGGGCTGCTCGGCGCGCTGATCGCGATTCCGGTGGCAGCCAGCATCCTGATCCTCTACCGGCAGGTGCTGATCCCTCGCATGAACGAGCTCTAG